One window from the genome of Cryptococcus deuterogattii R265 chromosome 10, complete sequence encodes:
- a CDS encoding pyridoxamine 5'-phosphate oxidase, with translation MAFPRNISKILKTIIPINIIRTMSTQHVFGTSSTSSHRSASFSAPETVKLTTHNQYLTPRLLASELSPNPLLQFNAWFASALQPSQGEVAAGRKVNEPEAMTLSTATVQGIPSSRIVLLKTVDKTGFVFFTNYTSRKSEELLANPYAALTFYWREVSRQVRVVGKVEKVSREESVEYFNTRPRGSRLGAWASKQSQPVEEGQLEEWVKNEEERWEGKEVECPKFWGGWRVVPFEVEFWSGQPSRLHDRFRYTRPEGSDGEWEIKKLSP, from the exons ATGGCTTTCCCGAGGAATATCAGTAAGATACTCAAAACGATTATACCAATTAACATCATCCGAACTATGTCTACCCAACACGTCTTCGGCACCtcatccacctcctctcatCGCTCGGCATCCTTTTCTGCTCCCGAGACTGTCAAGCTCACCACCCATAATCAGTATCTGACTCCACGACTACTCGCTTCCGAGCTCTCTCCCAACCCTCTTTTACAATTCAATGCCTGGTTCGCGTCTGCTCTCCAACCCTCCCAGGGTGAAGTTGCTGCTGGTCGCAAAGTCAATGAACCAGAGGCTATGACTCTCTCCACCGCTACCGTCCAAggtatcccttcttctcgaatAGTATTGCTCAAAACAGTGGATAAGACAGGgtttgtcttcttcacaaACTATACCTCGCGCAAGTCGGAAGAACTTCTTGCAAACCCCTATGCGGCACTGACGTTCTACTGGCGAGAAGTATCAAGACAGGTCAGAGTGGTGGGTAAGGTCGAGAAAGTTAGTAGGGAGGAGAGTGTAGAGTATTTCAACACCCGACCAAGGGGCAGCAGACTGGGCGCTTGGGCGAGCAAGCAGAGTCAGCCGGTGGAAGAGGGTCaattggaagaatgggtgaagaatgaggaggagcgctgggaagggaaagaagtggAGTGTCCCAAGTTCTGGGGTGGTTGGAGGGTCGTTCCATT CGAGGTTGAGTTTTGGTCTGGACAGCCTTCTCGATTGCATGACCGATTTAGATACACTCGACCAGAAGGAAGTGACGGAGAGTGGgagatcaagaagctcTCCCCTTGA
- a CDS encoding lipid particle protein, with protein sequence MQATHLTVLLHGLYGDVHNLHAVKSELLALADPEASTISDNDASGAEKHNIHTSNETPKKSLETVVYLPKSIKGVHTWDGIDVCAHRVAEELDHEIERLQDEGKDIVGFSVMGYSLGGLIGRYLIGLLHARQPSFFARHRPISFSTAATPHLGVLKYGTKTNTFVHSIGRRLFSHTGMQLYCMDHETEWGGRNLLEVMADPDGVFISALRLFPKSMLIANGTRDLTVPYPTASISPIDPFDDSTYLDIEIDENNIVQSYRPIPLDDKSFAKFGSISTSTTQRMEKDEEEVEVLVTTIHKKPGRIMKVKKRSPPPFPPVLILPLRWPFNYSLLLFIPVLLPLFLLYITIMITWITFHSRRRVQNLRHEIKRQPLLSSSPSLPSTPNSSLSDMVYSARQTILEPIKALQDGTCTPPMADPLPTGSAPQPLLTPHQKMMVKTLNEAMPNAKRVIAWFPWAYNAHAMLICRSVARFPWQKDGLGVVKTWAKFAFEAGEAECHAKGTEAVAHGNT encoded by the exons ATGCAGGCCACCCACCTCACTGTCTTACTACATGGCCTATATGGTGATGTGCATAACTTACACGCCGTCAAATCCGAGCTACTCGCACTCGCCGACCCCGAAGCATCCACCATTTCTGACAACGACGCAAGTGGCGCAGAGAAACATAACATACATACAAGCAATGAGACACCAAAGAAAAGCTTGGAGACCGTTGTGTACCTTCCTAAGTCTATAAAGGGAGTACATACATGGGATGGGATAGACGTTTGCGCTCACCGAGTGGCTGAAGAG CTCGACcatgagattgagaggcTCCAAGATGAGGGAAAAGATATAGTCGGATTCAGTGTT ATGGGATATTCCTTAGGAGGGC TTATTGGAAGATACCTTATTGGCCTATTACACGCTCGGCaaccttctttcttcgccCGGCATCGACCAATTTCATTCTCTACAGCAGCGACTCCC CATCTGGGAGTACTCAAGTATGGTACAAAAACCAACACTTTTGTTCACAGTATAGGAAGGAGACTTTTTAGTCATACGGGAATGCAATTGTACTGCATGGATCATGAAACAGAGTGGGGAGGACGAAATCTGTTGGAAGTCATGGCTGATCCAG ATGGTGTCTTCATCAGTGCCCTTAGGCTGTTCCCGAAATCCATGCTGATTGCGAACGG TACTCGAGATCTAACCGTCCCGTACCCAACAGCTTCTATATCACCGATTGACCCTTTCGACGACTCGACATACCTAGACATTGAGATTGATGAGAACAATATCGTCCAGTCATACCGTCCCATTCCTCTTGACGACAAATCGTTTGCAAAATTTGGAAGTATCTCAACTAGTACTACACAAcgaatggagaaggatgaagaggaggtggaagtgCTTGTGACTACTATACATAAGAAGCCTGGACGTATCATgaaggtcaagaagaggtcGCCCCCACCTTTCCCACCTGTTCTTATCTTGCCTTTGAGATGGCCCTTCAATTAT AGTTTACTTCTTTTTATCCCTGTCTTGTTACCGTTATTCCTACTTTATAT AACCATTATGATTACGTGGATCACCTTCCATTC ACGGCGACGAGTGCAGAATCTACGACACGAAATTAAACgccaacctcttctttcctcatccccttcaCTGCCATCTACACCTAACTCCTCTTTATCTGACATGGTTTACTCTGCAAGGCAGACCATATTGGAGCCCATCAAGGCGTTACAAGATGGCACTTGTACCCCTCCTATGGCCGATCCTCTACCTACCGGCTCAGCGCCGCAACCGTTACTCACCCCTCATCAGAAAATGATGGTGAAGACTCTGAACGAGGCGATGCCGAATGCGAAGAGGGTGATCGCTTGGTTCCCTTGGGCGTATAATGCCCATGCCATGCTGATCTGCCG ATCGGTGGCCCGCTTTCCATGGCAGAAGGATGGATTGGGAGTGGTGAAAACTTGGGCAAAGTTTGCCTTTGAAGCAGGAGAGGCAGAATGCCATGCGAAAGGTACTGAGGCTGTTGCTCACGGTAATACATGA
- a CDS encoding TATA-box-binding protein — MSGLALPKASNAGPSGSNSKPEERQMLDGEGSVATRPPQKAVASVPEITAVDGLVPTLQNIVATVNLDCRLDLKTIALHARNAEYNPRRFAAVVMRIRDPRTTALIFASGKMVVTGAKSEDDSRLASRKYARIIQKLGFEAKFAEFKIQNMVGSCDVKFPIRLEGLAFSHGAFSSYEPELFPGLIYRMLKPKVVILIFVSGKIVLTGAKVREEIYMAFNQIYSVLLEFRKTT; from the exons ATGTCCGGCCTCGCCCTTCCCAAAGCCTCGAATGCTGGCCCTTCCGGCTCTAATAGCAAGCCAGAAGAGAGACAAATGCTTGACGGGGAAGGATCTGTTGCCACAAGACCACCACAAAAGGCCGTCGCTAGTGTTCCAGAAATTACAGCGGTAGACGGTCTAGTGCCGACGTTACA AAACATTGTCGCAACCGTCAACCTCGACTGTCGTTTAGACTTGAAGACTATCGCCCTTCACGCTCGAAATGCGGAATACAACCCAAGA CGTTTCGCTGCCGTCGTCATGCGTATTCGTGACCCAAGAACAACGGCTTTGATTTTCGCTTCTGGAAAGATGGTCGTCACCGGTGCCAAGTCTGAAGATGACTCTCGGTTAGCATCTCGTAAATACGCCCGAATCATCCAGAAGCTTGGTTTTGAGGCCAAGTTCGCCGAGTTCAAGATTCAGAACATGGTTGGCAGTTGTGACGTTAAGTTCCCTATCAGATTGGAAGGTCTGGCATTCAGCCACGGTGCATTCAGCAGTTACGAACCAGAG CTGTTTCCTGGCCTGATTTACCGTATGCTCAAGCCCAAAgtcgtcatcctcattttcGTGTCTGGCAAAATTGTCCTCACTGGTGCAAAAGTCAGAGAAGAAATTTATATGGCGTTCAACCAGATCTACTCTGTGTTGCTCG AATTCCGAAAGACGACATAA